In the Burkholderia multivorans ATCC BAA-247 genome, GCGCAGCGCATATTGGCCATTGAAAATCCCGTAGCCGCATTCCATCACCGGCACGCCGTCGACCTTCGCGGTGATCGTGTCCGCGATGTCGAGCGGCAGCACGTCGCCCGCGCGCAGGTTCAGGATCTTCTCGAAGGTCGTCGGGATCTCGGCGAGATCCGCGGTCAGCTCGACTTCGGCGGCCTGCACCTGCTGCGACAGCACGCGTACCCAGCGGCGGTCGACTTCGAGCGCCTCGCCCTGGATCGGCGAGCTCAGCACGTCGCGGATCGGCTCGATCATCGAATAGGGCATGCAGATGTGCAGCGTGCCGCCGGTCGGCCCGAACTCGATCGAGAACTGCGTGACGATCACGATCTCGTTCGGCGTCGCGACGTTCGCGAACTGCGTGTGCATTTCCGAGCGGACGAATTCGAACTGCAGCGGCCGCACGCTCTTCCACGCGACCGTGTAGTGCTCGAACACGAGGTTCAGCAGCTTGCCGATGATGCGCTGCTCGGTCGCGGTGAAGTCGCGCCCCTCGACGCGCGTATGAAAGCGCCCGTCGCCGCCGAACAGGTTATCGACGACGAAGAACACGAGGTTCGGATCGAACACGAACAGCGACGTGCCGCGCAGCGGCTTCACGTGCACGAGGTTCAGGTTCGTCGGGATCGGCAGGTTGCGTGTGAATTCGCTGTACTTCTGCACCTTCACCTGGCTGACGGAGATTTCCGCCGTACGCCGCATGAAGTTGAAGATGCCGATCCGCAGCAGGCGCGCGAAACGGTCGTTGATGATCTCGAGGCCGGGCATCCGGCCGCGGACGATCCGCTCCTGCGTCGCGATGTTGTACGGGCGCACGCCCGCCGTGTCGCGCTCTTCGTCGACCGTGTCGGATTCGCCCGTGACGCCTTTGAGGAGGGCATCGACCTCCTCCTGCGACATGAATTCTTCGTGGCCCATGCGCGCTCCTTTCGCGGCCGCGTTACTGGACGACGAATTCGGTAAACAGCACGTCGTCGACCTTCGTGCGCTGGTTGCCGGGCTGCGTCGGCTCCTCGATCAGGTTGCGCAGCTGCTGCGCGAGCGCCTGCTTGCCGTCGGGCGTCGCGATGTCCTCGGGATGCTTGTTCGACAGCGCGAGCAGCACGCGGCTGCGGATCTCCGGCATCCGGGCGGTCAGCTGCTCCTGCGCCTTCGGGTCGGTGAGCTTGAGCGACAGCCCGACGCGCAGGTAATGCTGGACGCCGTCGTCGGACTGCAGGTTCACGGTCAGCGGATCGAGCGGGAAGAACACGGGCGCGGCAAGCGGCGCCGGCTCGGCGCTCGCGTGGGTCGCGCCCTGCCGGCCCATGAACACGTACATGCCGGCCGCGGCAGCCGCGGCCGCGCCGAGCGCGATGACGGCGATCAGCGCGATGCGCTTGAACTTGCCGGACGAAGCCGGTTTGTCGGCGGGCGGATTTGCGGTCGTGGAGGCCATGTGAATGCGTGCGTGATGACTCGTAGCATGCATTGTTCGGCATCCGGGCCGCGCCCGATGGGCGGAAAAGAGGGGGGATTTGCGGCTATCTCAGCCGATTGTCGGCGCGCGTCAGATCGGCAGCCGCGACAGCAGCGGCGCGATCAGCACCATCGCGACGCCCGCGATCATCATCGTGAGGCTCGACACGACACCTTCCTCGCTGCCGATCTCGCGCGCCTTCGCGGTGCCGACGCCGTGCGCGGCCGCACCGAACAGCGCCCCACGCGCGAGTCGCGTGCGCATCGGCACGAGCGCGAGCACGATCTCGCCGAGCAGCATCCCGCAGATGCCGGTCGCGATCACGAACAGCGCGGTCAGGTCCTTCGGCGCGTGGATCTTGTCGGACACCGCGAGCGCGAACGGTGTCGACACCGAGCGCGTCATCAGCGAGCGCTGCAGCTCCGGCGACAGGTGCAGCAGCTTCGCGAGCAGCAGCGAGCCGCATACGCCCGCGCCGATCCCGACCGCGACGCCCACCGACAGCGACAGCCAGTGCCGGCGGATCAGGTCGCGATAGTCGTAGATCGGCACCGCGAACGCGATCGTCGCGGGGCCGAGCAGCCACATCAGCCAGCGCGTGTCGCGGAAATACACCGAATACGGAATGCCGGTCAGCAGCACGAGCAGCACCAGCACACCCGGCACGAACACGAGCGGCGAGAACAGCAGCGTCTTCTTGTACGCGTAGAGCCGCTTCGACGCGAAATACAGCGCGACGGTCAGCACGAAGCAGCCGAACGAGATCGCGGCGTTCACGCGATCGGCGGGCAGGTTCGACAACGCGGCAAACATGACGGGCTCCGGTTCGCTGAGGGCGTTACGCGCGTGCGCGGCGGCGTTCGGCGTACACGCGCTGCACGACGAAGCGGCGTTCGAGCCGTGCGGCGAGATCGACCGCCACGGCCACCGCGACCATCACGAACGCGGTGCCCGCGACGACGACCAGCGCGAGCCGCCAGCCGTCCTCGCGGAACAGGCCGCCGTACTGGACCGCCGCGACGGCCGCCGGCACGAAGAACAGCAGCATGTCGGACAGCAGCCAGTTCGCGCCGTCCTTCACCCACGTCGGCGCGACGCGGCCGGAGAACAGCAGCACGAGCAGCACCGCGAGGCCGATCACGCCGGACGGTACCGGCAGCCCGACCGCGCGCACGGCCCAATCGACCGCCAGCCACAGCACGCCGAGCGCGGCGGCCTGCAGCGCGATGCGTCCGGCATGCGCGGCACCGGCGGGACGGGCGGGAACGGCGGTCGGTCGATTCATGGCTGGGCTCACATACAGAAATTTCTAGGATGTCGCAAGTATAGGATTCCCTCATCCATAAATAAAATGACTTGTCTCTATTCTTATCATTCCGATTCGGAATTCATTCGTTCATTTGCACCATTTTGGGGAGTCGCCGATGGAATTGCGCGCGCTGCGGTACTTCATCGAGGTCGTCCGCCAACAGAGCTTCACCGCGGCCGCCGACAAGCTGTTCGTCACGCAGCCGACCATCAGCAAGATGGTGAAGGCGCTCGAGGACGAGATCGGATCGCCGCTGCTGCTGCGCGACGGCCGGCAGATGGTGCTGACGGACGCGGGGCGGATCGTGTTCCAGCGCGGGCAGGACGTGCTGGCCGCGCAGGCGCAACTGCAGTCGGAACTGAACGACCTCGGCACGCTCGGCCGCGGCGAGCTGACGATCGGCATTCCGCCGCTCGGCGGGTCGCTGTTCACGCCGATCATCGCCGCGTACAAACAGCGCTATCCGAACATCGAGCTGAAGCTGTTCGAGCAGGGCGCGCGGATGATCGAGGCGGCGCTGATGTCGGGCGAGCTGGAGCTCGGCGGGCTGCTCGAGCCGGTCGATCCGGCCACGTTCGAGCGGCTGCCGATGGTGCGCGCGCCGCTCTGGCTTGTCGCACCGCGCGAATCGCGCTGGGAGGACCACGCGGCCGTGCCGCTCGCGGATCTCGCGCGCGAATCGTTCGTCTTCTATGCGGAAAGCCTTGCGCTGCACGACGCGGTGCTCGACGCCTGCCGGCAGGTCGGCTTCACGCCGTCGATCGTGAGCCGCAGCGGGCACTGGGATTTCATGGCCGCGCTCGTGCATGCGGGCGTCGGCATCGCGCTGCTGCCGGAGCCGTACTGCCGGCGGCTCGATGCGGGGCAGTTCACGTGCCGGCCGATCGTCGAACCGGAGATCACGTGGGCGATCGCGCTCGGCTGGGTGAAGAAGGGCTATCTGTCGCACGCGGCGCGCGCGTGGCTCGAGGTCGCGCGCGCGACGCTGCCGATCGCGCCGGGCGACGATCTGGCGTTCGGCGGCTTGCGGGCGCGGGAGTGACGCGGTTCGATTTGGATTCGAACCGACTTTGGCCGAAGCGACGCCACCGTCCGGACGACACGGGACACGTCCCGCGGGCGATGGACCGTCAATGCCCCATCGCCGGCCCCGCGCCCTTCTTCGGCTTCGTGATCCACACGAGCGCCGCGAGCGCGACGAACACGATTGCCGACAGGTGGAAGAAGTCGTTGGTCGCCATCATGAAGCCCTGCTGCGTGACGATCTGGTTCAGTTGCGCATTCGCGGTCTGGCCGACGACGCCGAGCTGCGCCAGCGCGCCCCGATAGTCGGTCGTGTTCTGCGCATAGACGCTCACCGATTCGGCGAGCCGCGCGTGGTGGTAGATCGCGTCGTTCTCCCAGAACGTCGAGCTGACCGCGGTGCCGATCGCGCCCGACAGCGTACGCAGGAAGTTCGACAGGCCCGAGGCGCTCGCGAGCCGCTCGTCGGGGATGCTCGAGAG is a window encoding:
- a CDS encoding LysR family transcriptional regulator; its protein translation is MELRALRYFIEVVRQQSFTAAADKLFVTQPTISKMVKALEDEIGSPLLLRDGRQMVLTDAGRIVFQRGQDVLAAQAQLQSELNDLGTLGRGELTIGIPPLGGSLFTPIIAAYKQRYPNIELKLFEQGARMIEAALMSGELELGGLLEPVDPATFERLPMVRAPLWLVAPRESRWEDHAAVPLADLARESFVFYAESLALHDAVLDACRQVGFTPSIVSRSGHWDFMAALVHAGVGIALLPEPYCRRLDAGQFTCRPIVEPEITWAIALGWVKKGYLSHAARAWLEVARATLPIAPGDDLAFGGLRARE
- a CDS encoding CidA/LrgA family protein; the protein is MNRPTAVPARPAGAAHAGRIALQAAALGVLWLAVDWAVRAVGLPVPSGVIGLAVLLVLLFSGRVAPTWVKDGANWLLSDMLLFFVPAAVAAVQYGGLFREDGWRLALVVVAGTAFVMVAVAVAVDLAARLERRFVVQRVYAERRRARA
- the fliM gene encoding flagellar motor switch protein FliM, which encodes MGHEEFMSQEEVDALLKGVTGESDTVDEERDTAGVRPYNIATQERIVRGRMPGLEIINDRFARLLRIGIFNFMRRTAEISVSQVKVQKYSEFTRNLPIPTNLNLVHVKPLRGTSLFVFDPNLVFFVVDNLFGGDGRFHTRVEGRDFTATEQRIIGKLLNLVFEHYTVAWKSVRPLQFEFVRSEMHTQFANVATPNEIVIVTQFSIEFGPTGGTLHICMPYSMIEPIRDVLSSPIQGEALEVDRRWVRVLSQQVQAAEVELTADLAEIPTTFEKILNLRAGDVLPLDIADTITAKVDGVPVMECGYGIFNGQYALRVQKMISASDTMKEGGYD
- a CDS encoding LrgB family protein → MFAALSNLPADRVNAAISFGCFVLTVALYFASKRLYAYKKTLLFSPLVFVPGVLVLLVLLTGIPYSVYFRDTRWLMWLLGPATIAFAVPIYDYRDLIRRHWLSLSVGVAVGIGAGVCGSLLLAKLLHLSPELQRSLMTRSVSTPFALAVSDKIHAPKDLTALFVIATGICGMLLGEIVLALVPMRTRLARGALFGAAAHGVGTAKAREIGSEEGVVSSLTMMIAGVAMVLIAPLLSRLPI
- the fliL gene encoding flagellar basal body-associated protein FliL, whose product is MHATSHHARIHMASTTANPPADKPASSGKFKRIALIAVIALGAAAAAAAGMYVFMGRQGATHASAEPAPLAAPVFFPLDPLTVNLQSDDGVQHYLRVGLSLKLTDPKAQEQLTARMPEIRSRVLLALSNKHPEDIATPDGKQALAQQLRNLIEEPTQPGNQRTKVDDVLFTEFVVQ